The Bacillota bacterium LX-D genomic sequence AAAAGGAGTTACAGTAGTCTATTCACCTCAGCCTGCTTTAAAATATAAACATGCATCCGAAGAAACCTTTACTAAAGATGAACATATTAGTTCAGTTCAGGGTAGGACAGTACCTGGAAGTATTTCTTTTGTACCTTCTGTGGTAGGTTTGCACCTAGCTAGCATAGTGGTTAATCATCTCCTTAGTAAGTAATATAAATTATGATAAAGTTACGGCGGTTATTTATAACCGTCGTTTGTTCTAATATGTTTCTCCTAAAGGAGGTAGAGTTTATTGAATTTATTTGATTTAGCCAGTCAGGAAAAACAAAAGAAAAGCGCTCCGTTAGCTGTAAGGATGCGTCCAAAAAGTTTAGAAGAGTATATAGGTCAAAAACATATTGTTGGACCTGGCAAATTACTGCGCCGAGCAATATTAGCTGATCAACTTTCCTCACTAATTTTTTATGGGCCTCCCGGAACTGGAAAAACAGCCTTGGCGCAAGTCATAGCTGAAAATACCAAAGGTGACTTTATAAGATTAAATGCAGTAACTGCTGGAGCCAGTGATTTAAAAAATATTATTCAGACTGCCAAAGATAATTTGACATTATACGCTAAAAAAACAATAGTATTTATTGATGAAATTCATCGCTTTAACAAAGCTCAACAGGATATTTTACTACCCTATGTGGAAGATGGAACAATTGTCTTAATTGGAGCAACAACTGAAAACCCTTATTTTGAAGTAAATTCTGCCCTTTTATCAAGATCTAAAATCTTTAAATTATTTCCACTGGAGCCAGATGAAATCAAAGCAATTATTAGTACTGCGTTAAAAGACAAAGAGCGTGGCTTAGGTAATTTGCCAGTTAAAATAACTGCAGATGCTATGGAGCATTTTGTTCATACTTCCGGTGGAGATGCTAGAAAAGCATTGAATGCCATTGAACTAGCGGTATTAACTTCTGTGCCAAATAAGGAAGGTATTATTGAGATAGATTTAGAAGTAGCTGAGGAGTCAATTCAAGAAAAGGCAATCCTCTACGATAAGAACGGTGATCAACACTACGACGTAGTTTCAGCTTTTATTAAGAGTATGCGTGGTTCAGATCCCAATGCAAGCTTGCATTGGCTAGCAAGGATGCTTGCAGCAGGAGAAGATCCCCGCTTTATTGCCAGACGTATGATTATCTTAGCAGCCGAAGATATAGGTTTGGCCGATCCTCAAGCACTGGCAATTGCTATAAATGCTGCTCAAGCTCTAGATTATATTGGTTTACCTGAAGCTAGAATTCCCTTGGCAGAGGCATGTATTTACTTAGCTTGTGCTCCTAAAAGTAATTCGGTTTATGTTGCTATAGATAAAGCATTAAATGATGTAAAAAAAAACATTGGGAGCGTGCCACTACATTTAAAAGATGGGCACTACCCAGGGGCAAAGTCTCTGAACTATGGAGCAAAATATTTGTACCCTCATGACTATCCCGGCAACCATGTTAAACAAGAGTACTTACCAGATAAATTAGCAGGAATAGAATATTATTATCCTAGTGATAATGGTAAGGAGCAAAAAATAAAAAGTTATTTACTGGAAATAAAGGAGAAAAACAATGAAAAATAAGGGCAATTAGCAACTATTTAACATTAAATTAGTTGCCAATAAAAATAAACTAAAATACCAGTAAATCTATGATAATTATTGTATATACCAATAATTGTGCTATAATAACAACAAGAATATTTTTAGTTTAGGTAAGGAGGGATAAAGATTAATTTTGTCTAGTTTGGACAAAATAGACAATGAAATCTATATAAAGAAATGTTTTTAAGCATTGCTACTTATTGTTTTATAAATTTTAAGTAATATTATTTTATTTAAGAAGGAGTTTTTGGGATGCGTAAAGTATATCTTGATCATAGTGCTACTACGCCTGTCAGACCAGAGGTAGCTGAAATAGTTAATACATATTTAACAACACATTTTGGTAACCCTTCAAGTATTCATAGTTTCGGTAGAGAAGCTAAAAAAGCTGTTGACATTGCCAGAGAACAAGTAGCCACTTTTTTAGGTGCTAAAACTGACGAAATATTTTTTACAAGTGGGGGAACGGAAGCTGACAACTGGGCTATTGTAGGGTCAGCTTATGCAAATAAAGAAAAAGGGAAACATCTTATTACTTCTTCCATAGAGCATCATGCTGTACTTGATACTTTTAAATCTTTAGAAAAACAAGGTTTTAATGTAACTTATCTTCCTGTAAACAACGAGGGCTTAGTGCAAATTGAAGATTTTAAGGCCGCTTTAACAGAAGACACTATTTTGGTTAGCATTATGCACGTAAATAATGAAGTAGGTACAATACAGCCTATTGCTGAAATAGGTAACATAACAAGAGAAAGAGGAATAATTTTCCATACAGATGCAGTTCAAAGTGTTGGTAAAATTCCCGTAGATGTGAACCAACTGAAGGTAGATTTATTATCGGCATCAAGTCATAAAATCTATGGTCCTAAAGGTATAGGCTGCCTTTATATAAGGAAAGGTGTGCAACTTAATCCTTTACTTTTTGGTGGCGGACAGGAAAGAAAGAGGCGCCCTGGTACAGAAAATGTTCCTGGAATTGCAGGCTTCGGCAAGGCTTGTGAATTAGCACGTGTTGAATTAGGCGATGAAATGAGTAAGCTGACTTCTTTAAGAGATAAACTGATTGAGGGTATTATGCAAAAAATACCCGACATCCAATTAAATGGAAGTAAAAAAGATCGAATACCCAATAATGTGAACATAAGCGTAAAGCATATAGAAGGTGAATCACTTCTTCTAAGCTTGGATATGCAAGGAATTGCTGCTTCCAGTGGTTCAGCTTGTACATCGGGCTCTTTGGATCCATCTCATGTTCTTTTAGCTATGGGTATTCCTCACGAAATTGCTCATGGCTCCTTACGGATGACTTTAGGAAGAGAAAATACTGAAGAAGATATTAATTATGTCTTAGACGTTTTGCCTTCTATAGTAGAACGTTTAAGAGCCATGTCTCCTTTATATCAAGCAAACTCAAGTGAAAGCAAGGGGGAATAGATCATGTATACAGAAAAGGTAATGGATCATTTTACTAATCCAAGAAATGTTGGTGAATTAGAAAATCCTAGCGGGTCTGGGCAGGTAGGTAATCCTGTTTGCGGAGATATTATGAAAATTACGATTGAAGTAGATAATGACATTATTACTGATGTAAAATTCAAGACCTTTGGCTGTGGGGCAGCAATTGCTACCAGCAGTATGGTTACTGAAATGGTTAAAGGTAAAACGATTGATGAGGCATTAAAAATTACCAATCAGCAAGTGGCTGAAGCCTTAGGTGGGTTGCCGCCTGTAAAAATGCACTGCTCAAATTTGGCTGCGGACGCATTGCATGAAGCAATAAAAGACTATAAAAATAAAAATAAAAATAAATAAAGGGTTGTTATTATTATAGGGGTTGAAATCTAAATGCAAAAAAAACGAAAAGTATTAATGGCCATGAGCGGAGGGGTTGATAGTTCGGTAGCGGCAGCTCTATTGTTACGTGCTGGTTATGAAGTAGTAGGTGTTACAATGCAGCTTTGGACCTCAGATGAACAGGCTATCTCATCTGAAACTGCCTGTTGTTCCCTAAGTGCTGTTGAGGATGCTCGTAGAGTTGCCCAAAAACTTGGTATTCCCTATTATGTCCTTAATTTTAAAGGTTTATTTCAGGAGAAAGTTATAGACTACTTTATTGACGAATACCTTTTGGGTAAAACACCAAATCCTTGTATAGCATGTAACAAATATGTAAAATTTGATGCACTTTTGACCAAAGCAAGGGCCCTTGAACTAGATTACGTAGCTACAGGTCATTATGCTAAAGTTTTTTTTGATGAGAGCAAGCAGCGTTATATGATTGCTAAAGCTAAAGATAAGAATAAGGACCAGACTTATGTCTTATATAATCTAACTCAAGATCAGTTACAACATACTTTAATGCCCTTAGGCAATTACACTAAACCGGAAATACGTCAGATTGCAGCTGAACTAGGTTTTAGCGTAGCAAATAAGCCTGAAAGCCAGGAAATTTGTTTTGTTAGTGATAATAATTACCGCCGCTTTATCAAAGAAAATTCAGCGGAAGAAATTAAACCGGGATTTTTTTATGATACAAAAGGAAATGTTTTGGGGCAACATCAAGGGATACCTTTTTATACAATTGGGCAACGTAAGGGTCTAGGAATAGCCCTAGGTTATCCAGTATATGTTATTGATATTGTACCTGAAAAAAACGCTATTATCTTAGGTAAATTAGAAGAGTTAGAAGGTAATAGACTAATCTCCGAAAATAACAACTTTATTCTTTTCGATCAATTAAGGGATACTATGCAGGTAACAGCTAAAGTAAGATATAAAGCTGAAGAGGTTAAGGCAACTATCTCACCCGGCGAAAATGAAGGTCAAGTAGAAGTAATACTTCATGAACCACAATTTGCTATTACACCCGGACAAGCAGTGGTTTTTTATAATAATGAATTGGTTGTCGGTGGTGGTACGATTAAAAAAAAGCTTGGCTAATGTGCGCACAATTTGTGCGCTTTTTTATTTTTAGGTATTATTTTTTAGTCAAGTGTCAATAATACCTGATAGACTTCAGACCCTTTTAAGCACTGGGGGTAATAAATTGTACAAAGGAAGAGAAGTTTTAGGCTTGCCCGTAATTAGAAAAGCAAATGGTGAAAATTTAGGAAAAATAAGTGATCTTTTTTGTAGTAAAGATCTAAATTATGTTAAAGCTCTACAAGTATTGGCAAATAATGATAAGGATGTAAAAGTGTGTCAGTTGCAAATGGTATTGAGTCTCGGAAGAGATGCAATTATTATAAATTCCAATGAGTTAGAAAATGTTGAAGTAGGGGATGATTTTGGAAGTAGTTGGCAAAAAATTAAAGGTACTAAAGTTATTTGTGGCAAAGGTAATGAACTTGGCTGCGTTGAAGATATTGTTTTTGAATTCCCAAGTGGCCAAATAACAGCATTAGAAGTGTCAGAAGGGTTTATTGGAGATATAATTTCCGGAAGACATATTGTAAGTCAGGAAGCAATTCAAACAACAGGTAATAATACCATTATTGTAGATTTTTAAGGAGGAAGAAAAGATGTTATGTCCTTTATGTGGCAGTCGAGAAGTTGGTAAAATTGGACCAGATCAGTTTTACTGCTGGAACTGTTGTGTAGAATATGACGATAGGAATCAGGTTTTCGAATTGGCTGAGGATGGTAGTATTGAATCGTCATACAAGCTGGAGTAGTCGGATTTGAAACTTAAAATTGATAAAAAGATCCTTAGACGTTTATTAATGCTTTTCTTTTTATTTATTGTCTTTGTTTTTCTTTACGCAGTACGAAATATATTATTCCCTTTTGTTTTAGCAATTGTACTTGCTTATATTCTAAATCCCTTAGTAGAAAAATTGGAAAAGCATAATATTAAACGTCTTTATGGTATAACAATTGTATATATTGTGGTTTTTGGAGTGCTATTTTTAGCTTGTTTTTATGGTTTTCCAGTTATTTTAAAACAGCTTACAGCGTTTGTTGAAAAGATTCCCTTATACACTAATGAGATACAAAACAGGTTACAAAATTTTTACCATTTGTATCAAAGATTTACTATTCCCTATAGCTTACGTGAAAGCATTGATCACAACATACTATGGTTTCAGAATTTGCTTATCACTAGCCTGAGTAATCTAGTTAGTAGTATTTTTAGCTTATTTTCAGAAATATTTAGTTTTATTGTTGCTCCAATCTTAACTTTTTATCTTTTAAAAGATAAAGAAGAAATATGCCGTTTGATTGTCCAAAATTTGCCTTTAAATAAACGCTCTGAAATTTTGTCCATATGGTCTGAAATTGATTTAGCACTATTAAAATTTATTCAAGGCAATCTCTTAGTGGCATTGATAGTTGGAATTGCTACTTCAATTGGTTTAACTATTGTAGGAATGGATTTTCCTTTACTATTCGGAATTATTTCGGGAATTACAAACATTATTCCTTATTTTGGTCCAATTATAGGTGCTATACCTGCTGTTTCCTTAGCGCTATTAAAATCGCAGTCTTTAGCATTGTATGTGATTTTAGTAATGCTAATTGTGCAACAGTTGGAAAGTAATTTTATTTCCCCTAAAATTTTAGGGAATAGTATAGGGGTACATCCTTTGTTAGTTATTTTTGTTCTTTTAGCTGGAGGTCAGTTATGGGGGATAGCAGGAATGTTGGTGGCAGTCCCACTAACAGCCATTTTAAAAATCATTATACGTTACTTATTTTTAAAACTTATTGTTTAATTGACAAAGGTTTAAAACTTTATGTATAATGTAGAAAATTCTAATATTTTAACAAGATATCCCTCGTCTTCGACTGAAGGAGTTAAGACGAGGTTTTTTGGCGTATATTCCAAAAATTAAAGAAGGAGCAATAATAATGCAAGGTAGTGATTTGAGAAAGAAATTTTTACAATTTTTTGAGAGTAAAGGTCATACGGTTGTTCCTAGTTCATCTTTAATACCACATAACGACCCTACATTACTGTTTACCAATGCTGGAATGGTTCAATTTAAAGATGTTTTTTTAGGTCTAGATAAACGGCCATATAGCAGAGCTACAACAGCTCAAAAATGTGTTCGCGCAGGAGGAAAACATAACGACTTAGATACTGTTGGCAGAACAGCTCGTCATCATACCTTCTTTGAAATGATGGGTAATTTTTCTTTTGGAGATTACTTTAAAGATGATGCAATTCATTTTGCATGGGAATTTCTAACGAAAGTTATTCAACTGCCAAAAGAAAAACTTTGGATTACTATTTATCTTGATGATGATGAGGCATATAAAATTTGGCATGAAAAAGTTGGTGTACCTACTGAGCGAATTATTCGCTTAGGAGAAAAAGATAATTTTTGGTCAATGGGTGATACTGGACCCTGTGGGCCTTGCAGTGAAATTTTATATGATCGTGGCGAAGATTTTCGCTGTACAGAAAAGGAATGTGGCATTGGTAAATGTGATTGCGATCGTTGGCTAGAAATATGGAATTTAGTATTTATGCAATATGATCGCGATGAAAATGGAAAACTAACACCACTTCCTAAACCAAGCATTGACACAGGCATGGGTTTAGAACGAGTAAGTTCCATTTTACAGGGCGTAAATAGTAATTATGATACGGATTTGATTAAACCGCTAATTCAAGAAGTTGAGAATATCACCGGCCTTACATATAATCAGGATGATCGCGGCTTTCCCTTCCGAGTTATTGCTGATCACGCAAAATCTTGTACATTTTTAATTTTAGATGGAGTCCTTCCTAGTAATGAAGGACGTGGTTATGTGTTGCGTAGAATTTTAAGAAGAGCTGTACGTTTTGGAAAAGTTCTAGGAATTGAACGCCCTTTCCTTTTTGAACTAGTACCAATCGTTCGCAAGATAATGGAAGATGCTTATCCAGAAATAAAAACTAATGAAGATCATATCAAAAAGGTAATTCAAAGAGAAGAAGAGCGGTTTAGGGAAACTCTTAATGATGGTTTAAAAGTAGTAAATGAATTAATAAGAAAATTAAAAAATGAGAATACCAAGATTATTAAAGGCAAGGAAGCTTTTACATTATATGATACTTATGGCTTTCCATTAGATCTAATGGAAGATATTGCTGAAGAATATGGCTTAGTGGTTGATAAAGATGGATTCAATAGTGCTATGGAAGAGCAGCGAAACAGAGCAAGAGAGGCAAGAGATGATTCAAAGGCATGGAATTTTGCTATATCTTTAACTAACAGTTTAAATGATATTAGTCCAACCAGATTTGTTGGATATGAGCATTTGGTAGCGGAAGCAAGTATACTAGCTTTAGTTCATGAAAAAGGGAAAAAGAACAAAGCAGATGCAGGACTGGAATTATACCTAGTTACAGATACGACTCCTTGTTATGCTGAAAGCGGTGGACAAGTAGGAGATAAAGGGATTGTTAAAGGTTTAAATGGTTGGGGTAGTATTTTGGATACACAAAAATTGCCTGATGGTAAGTATATTCATTCGATGAAAATTGAAGAAGGATTTTTTAAAGTCGGGGATCAAGTATCAATTACAGTTGATGAAGAACGTAGGTTAGCAATTAAAAGGAATCACTCCGCAACTCATTTATTACATAAAGCTCTAAAAGAAGTTTTGGGGGAACATGTCAACCAGGCTGGTTCCTTAGTTTTACCAGAAAGGCTACGCTTTGATTTTACTCATTTTACTGCCTTAGATGAAAAAGAAATTTTCGCAGTTGAACGTAAAGTAAATGAGCAAATACTAGCAAGTCTACCGATTACTGTTTTGGAAACATCTTTTGACGAAGCAACAGAACTTGGTGCAACGGCTCTTTTTGGTGAAAAGTATGGCGATCGTGTGCGTGTAGTAAAAATGGGCGATTATAGCATGGAATTATGTGGAGGAACCCATTTAGAAAACACTAGTAGTGCGTGCATTTTTAAAATTCTAAGTGAAAGTGGTGTAGGGACAGGCTTTCGAAGAATTGAAGCAGCCACGGGCTTAGCAGCTTTAGAATATTTAAATGATAAAGAAAAAAGACTGGAACAACTAGCTGAAGTTTTAAAAACGCCTGTTAATCAAGTTGCTCAAAGGGTAGAAACAGTGCTTAAAGAAATGCGGGAAAAAGAACGTGAAATAGAAAAACTTAGCGCAAAGCTTGCATTGTATCAAACTGACCATTTGCTAAGCCAAGTGCAAAAAATTGCTGATATATCTGTTTTAGCCGCCGAAGTTCAGGTTTCAGATATGGAAGGACTGCGGAATATGGCCGACCTATTAAAGGACAAATTAGGTTCAGGGGTTATTATTTTGGGAACAAAGATTGAAGACAAAGTTAATTTCGTGGCTGCTGTAACTAAAGACCTAGTACCTAAAGGTATACATGCTGGTAAAATTATCAAAGAAGTAGCCAAGGTTGCAGGAGGAAGCGGTGGTGGAAGGCCTGATATGGCGCAAGCAGGGGGTAAAGATGCAGCTAAGCTAAAAGAAGCTTTAGGTTTTTGTAATGAAATAATTAGTAAAATGTATAACATAAAACAGTATTAAAAATTATCATTTTAATTAAAGGATAATAGTTATTTAATAGCGAAGTATAAATTAAGTTTGTTCAATGGGGGTGTGGATATGACCCAGGATAATCTTGAGCATACCGTGATGTTTAAGGTTGAAAAAGAAGAGGTTCCTAAAGCTAAAGAAGTTTTATTGCTGGTCTATGAGGCATTGCAGAAGAAGGGTTATAATCCTATTAATCAGCTAGTGGGATACTTATTGTCTGGAGACCCTGCTTATATTACTAGCCATAATAATGCTCGTAATTTAATCCGGCGTTTAGAGCGGGATGAATTAATGGAGGAACTACTTATGAGCTACCTGGGTCAGAAGTAGCCAGGTATGAAAAAAAGCCTATATCCTTTACCAGGATATGGGCTTTTATAGTGGTGCGCCCGGCATGGGCGCTTGAGAAGAAGGACAAGAATGTGTTTTGGAAGCAGGCGAATAGCCAATAGCCCAATCCTTGCAAGAACACTCACTAATGAATACCTGAGAAAAATAGGTTTAAAGTCAATAAGTGAAAAATATTCATTAGTGCATTAATTCTATTGAACCGCCGTATACCGAACGGTACGTACGGTGGTGGTGTGCTGTGAAAGTTGCAGCAGAGATGAAGAAAGGCCCTTCGATGAGGATTGTACAGGCAAACTCATCAAACAACCCTAATGCTGCTGTGGTAAAGAGCTATGGTAGTGAGCGATTAGGGAAACGGCTTAAACAAAAATAGTCATGTGAATCGAGAGATTCACGTACGGTTCTGTGAGAGCCTTTGGGTGAAACTCCCAAGGGCTACTCGACTGAGAGACGCTGAATAAAATAATTACTCAGCTCCTAATCGATTTAATAAAGGTGAAAGTATGCTATATTCTCAGATGGGGAATACTGGGTTAGTAGAGTAGGTGAAAAAATGCGAATTCTTGGATTAGATGTTGGTGACAAGAAAATTGGTGTGGCTTTAAGTGATCCTTTAGGCTTGACAGCCCAAGGAATTGACACAGTTAAATGCACGGGAGAAATAAAAAAAGATATCGAATATATTCTTAAAATAATTAATTTAAATGAGGTTGAACAGATAGTTGTTGGCTTACCTAAAAATATGAATGGTTCTATAGGTCCTCAGGCTAAGAAAGTAATTGATTTTGCTGAAGCATTAGGTGAAAAAAGTAATTTACCAATTATTTTCTGGGATGAAAGGTTAACTACTGTAGCAGCAGAAAAAACTCTCCTTGCTGCAGACGTTTCACGTAAAAAAAGAAAATTGGTTATTGATAAAATTGCTGCTACTGTAATTTTACAGAGTTATTTAGATAATAAAAATTAGCCTAACTGGTTATACTTGTAATAATTACCTTTACAAAAAATATTAAATCAGTTATTATTAGCCTATTAAAAGAGAGAAAGGTGTGTTTTTAATGGTTGACGAAAAGCACCATGATTGTGGTTGCGAAGAAGATTGTGAGTGTGAGGATATTATTGTTTTACAGGACGAAGAAGGCAATGACCATGAATTCAGCATTGTTGACGTGTTGGAAATGGATGAAAATAAATACGCTATTCTTATGCCGGCTAGTGAAAACGACGAATCAGATGAGGCTATTATATTAAAAATAGCGGCAGATGAAAATGGCGATGAATTTTTAGCTGAAATTGAAAATGATGATGAATGGGAGTCTGTAGCTCGTGCCTGGGAAGAAATGATTGATGAGGAAGAATTTTAAAAGTCGCAAAAATTGCGGCTTTTATTTTTAGTTTGACCGGCATGTTTGCTGAGCCGATGGGCTGAAAGAAACCCTATCGCCTAACCGGCAGGAAGATAACTCGTAAGCAAGGGCGTCACTGGCAACTGTGGGGTCTGAAGGAAGCCGAAGGGGGAAATTGGAACATAGCGCAAGCAAACCGAGGTTGGCTAGTCAGGCGGGTAATCTTGCAAAAAGTGGGAAAGCCCAAAAGCCGGATAACCTGATTAGTTAGGACGGATGCGTTCAAGTTCAGGTAAGCAAACCTAACGGGGAAGCCCGGGACTATCTTAACTGCCGGAGTATTAAAAGACGGAGTATACACAGGGACAGAAGTCGGGAGCCCCGGGGCGGCGTTATTTCACCCCTGTTAACTAATATCTACTTGGATAGATTTAACCAAAAGAAGAAACAGCAGGAAATACGGATAATACGCTATGCCGGTGACATTTTGGTATTTGCAAAGACGCATAGAGAAGCCCGAAAATATCAAGACATTGCTGCCAAAATACTGAAAACGAACTCAAACTAACCGTTAACAAAGACAAAACCCACCATACAGAAGTAAGTAAGGATGTATCCTATCCGGGCTTCATTATCCACAGGAAAATAGTCGCAGTCCACCCTAAGAAAATAAAGAGACTTAAGGAAAAGATAAGGCAATTGACACCACGGAACTTACTCAATTTAAGCTTAAATATCTTATGTATCTTTCCCTCCGGTTTGAATAAAAATAGTTATGTGAAAAAGAGGAGGGAAAACATTGAAACGCTGGATTCTAGCTATTTTAATGTTTCTAGGTACATTAATTCTAGTTAATCTGTTTATCCCTAAAATAATCTATAAAAACTATACTTATCCCGGACTACGTTTAGAAGGTTACAATATTGGCAAAAAGCCTTCAGCCCAATTAAATGAAGAAATCGAAAAAATTGCAAAACAGATTAGCCAATACAAAGTTGAGGTTAAATATAAAAACTATCTGAAAAAATTTTCCTATACTGAATTAGGTATTAATCCTGATATTGAGGAAACAAGAAAAAGGGTAATGAATTATGGTAGAGAAAAATATTTTTGGCAAAGATGGGCTTCCTATTACAAATTATTTTCAAAAAGTTCAGACCTTAAAATTGTATTAAAATTGGACAAGAACAAGGTTAATAGTTCGTTGAATAATTTTCTTACTCCATTTATAGTAAAACCAATTGATGCTCAATTTGTTTTAAACGATAAGGATCAACTTACTATACAGTCTGCTATTTGGGGTGACGAAGGGAACATAAATGCTGTAATAAAAAACATTGAGCAAACAATTGTATATTCTCAAGGTCAACGCAATACTTCCTTAATTATCCCAGAAATTAAAAAAAGGCCAAAATTGTTAACTGAAGATTTGGCAAATATGCATATTGACATGAAGCTTTCGGAAACTATAACTTATTTTGATCCACAAAAAAAAGAACGAGCTAATAATATTAAAGTAGCTGCAGGAAAATTAGATAATGTATTAATACCATCAGGCAAGTATTTCTCTTTTAACGAATCTGTGGGGCCAAGAACAAAGGAAGCAGGTTACCAAGAAGCATTAGTAATAGTTGAAAATGAATTTGAAAATGGCTTAGGAGGCGGGGTATGTCAAGTTTCCTCAACTCTTTATAATGCCGTATTAAGAGCCAATTTCCCTATAATAGAAAGAAGGCGTCATAGTTTACCAATAAAATATGTTTCTTTAGGTTTAGACGCAACAGTAAACTATGGTACTATAGATTTTAAATTTTTAAATAATACAGCTAACTACATTTTAATTAAGACAAAAGTGGTTGAAAATGCCTTAGTGGTTAAAATTTTTGGCCATGTTACGAATAAACCCAATGTTCAGATTGTTAGGTCTGAGAAAATAATTAGTCCTAGTATACAAACAATTAAGGACCCTA encodes the following:
- a CDS encoding replication-associated recombination protein A; the encoded protein is MNLFDLASQEKQKKSAPLAVRMRPKSLEEYIGQKHIVGPGKLLRRAILADQLSSLIFYGPPGTGKTALAQVIAENTKGDFIRLNAVTAGASDLKNIIQTAKDNLTLYAKKTIVFIDEIHRFNKAQQDILLPYVEDGTIVLIGATTENPYFEVNSALLSRSKIFKLFPLEPDEIKAIISTALKDKERGLGNLPVKITADAMEHFVHTSGGDARKALNAIELAVLTSVPNKEGIIEIDLEVAEESIQEKAILYDKNGDQHYDVVSAFIKSMRGSDPNASLHWLARMLAAGEDPRFIARRMIILAAEDIGLADPQALAIAINAAQALDYIGLPEARIPLAEACIYLACAPKSNSVYVAIDKALNDVKKNIGSVPLHLKDGHYPGAKSLNYGAKYLYPHDYPGNHVKQEYLPDKLAGIEYYYPSDNGKEQKIKSYLLEIKEKNNEK
- the nifS gene encoding cysteine desulfurase NifS produces the protein MRKVYLDHSATTPVRPEVAEIVNTYLTTHFGNPSSIHSFGREAKKAVDIAREQVATFLGAKTDEIFFTSGGTEADNWAIVGSAYANKEKGKHLITSSIEHHAVLDTFKSLEKQGFNVTYLPVNNEGLVQIEDFKAALTEDTILVSIMHVNNEVGTIQPIAEIGNITRERGIIFHTDAVQSVGKIPVDVNQLKVDLLSASSHKIYGPKGIGCLYIRKGVQLNPLLFGGGQERKRRPGTENVPGIAGFGKACELARVELGDEMSKLTSLRDKLIEGIMQKIPDIQLNGSKKDRIPNNVNISVKHIEGESLLLSLDMQGIAASSGSACTSGSLDPSHVLLAMGIPHEIAHGSLRMTLGRENTEEDINYVLDVLPSIVERLRAMSPLYQANSSESKGE
- the nifU gene encoding Fe-S cluster assembly scaffold protein NifU — protein: MYTEKVMDHFTNPRNVGELENPSGSGQVGNPVCGDIMKITIEVDNDIITDVKFKTFGCGAAIATSSMVTEMVKGKTIDEALKITNQQVAEALGGLPPVKMHCSNLAADALHEAIKDYKNKNKNK
- the mnmA gene encoding tRNA 2-thiouridine(34) synthase MnmA, producing MQKKRKVLMAMSGGVDSSVAAALLLRAGYEVVGVTMQLWTSDEQAISSETACCSLSAVEDARRVAQKLGIPYYVLNFKGLFQEKVIDYFIDEYLLGKTPNPCIACNKYVKFDALLTKARALELDYVATGHYAKVFFDESKQRYMIAKAKDKNKDQTYVLYNLTQDQLQHTLMPLGNYTKPEIRQIAAELGFSVANKPESQEICFVSDNNYRRFIKENSAEEIKPGFFYDTKGNVLGQHQGIPFYTIGQRKGLGIALGYPVYVIDIVPEKNAIILGKLEELEGNRLISENNNFILFDQLRDTMQVTAKVRYKAEEVKATISPGENEGQVEVILHEPQFAITPGQAVVFYNNELVVGGGTIKKKLG
- a CDS encoding PRC-barrel domain-containing protein, which codes for MYKGREVLGLPVIRKANGENLGKISDLFCSKDLNYVKALQVLANNDKDVKVCQLQMVLSLGRDAIIINSNELENVEVGDDFGSSWQKIKGTKVICGKGNELGCVEDIVFEFPSGQITALEVSEGFIGDIISGRHIVSQEAIQTTGNNTIIVDF
- a CDS encoding AI-2E family transporter; this translates as MKLKIDKKILRRLLMLFFLFIVFVFLYAVRNILFPFVLAIVLAYILNPLVEKLEKHNIKRLYGITIVYIVVFGVLFLACFYGFPVILKQLTAFVEKIPLYTNEIQNRLQNFYHLYQRFTIPYSLRESIDHNILWFQNLLITSLSNLVSSIFSLFSEIFSFIVAPILTFYLLKDKEEICRLIVQNLPLNKRSEILSIWSEIDLALLKFIQGNLLVALIVGIATSIGLTIVGMDFPLLFGIISGITNIIPYFGPIIGAIPAVSLALLKSQSLALYVILVMLIVQQLESNFISPKILGNSIGVHPLLVIFVLLAGGQLWGIAGMLVAVPLTAILKIIIRYLFLKLIV
- the alaS gene encoding alanine--tRNA ligase, whose amino-acid sequence is MQGSDLRKKFLQFFESKGHTVVPSSSLIPHNDPTLLFTNAGMVQFKDVFLGLDKRPYSRATTAQKCVRAGGKHNDLDTVGRTARHHTFFEMMGNFSFGDYFKDDAIHFAWEFLTKVIQLPKEKLWITIYLDDDEAYKIWHEKVGVPTERIIRLGEKDNFWSMGDTGPCGPCSEILYDRGEDFRCTEKECGIGKCDCDRWLEIWNLVFMQYDRDENGKLTPLPKPSIDTGMGLERVSSILQGVNSNYDTDLIKPLIQEVENITGLTYNQDDRGFPFRVIADHAKSCTFLILDGVLPSNEGRGYVLRRILRRAVRFGKVLGIERPFLFELVPIVRKIMEDAYPEIKTNEDHIKKVIQREEERFRETLNDGLKVVNELIRKLKNENTKIIKGKEAFTLYDTYGFPLDLMEDIAEEYGLVVDKDGFNSAMEEQRNRAREARDDSKAWNFAISLTNSLNDISPTRFVGYEHLVAEASILALVHEKGKKNKADAGLELYLVTDTTPCYAESGGQVGDKGIVKGLNGWGSILDTQKLPDGKYIHSMKIEEGFFKVGDQVSITVDEERRLAIKRNHSATHLLHKALKEVLGEHVNQAGSLVLPERLRFDFTHFTALDEKEIFAVERKVNEQILASLPITVLETSFDEATELGATALFGEKYGDRVRVVKMGDYSMELCGGTHLENTSSACIFKILSESGVGTGFRRIEAATGLAALEYLNDKEKRLEQLAEVLKTPVNQVAQRVETVLKEMREKEREIEKLSAKLALYQTDHLLSQVQKIADISVLAAEVQVSDMEGLRNMADLLKDKLGSGVIILGTKIEDKVNFVAAVTKDLVPKGIHAGKIIKEVAKVAGGSGGGRPDMAQAGGKDAAKLKEALGFCNEIISKMYNIKQY
- a CDS encoding IreB family regulatory phosphoprotein; this encodes MTQDNLEHTVMFKVEKEEVPKAKEVLLLVYEALQKKGYNPINQLVGYLLSGDPAYITSHNNARNLIRRLERDELMEELLMSYLGQK